A genomic segment from Maridesulfovibrio ferrireducens encodes:
- a CDS encoding Rid family detoxifying hydrolase — protein MEFIHASKACASVGPYSHAVKAGNTYYLSGQVPFHPVSGVVVGSNMAEQAAQTLTNLKAVLDEAGLKITDLVKTTVFLANWGDFEAFNEVYGNFLGDHRPARVCVETSNLAGGCLIEMDAICFVE, from the coding sequence TTGGAATTTATACATGCATCCAAGGCCTGTGCCTCAGTTGGTCCGTATTCCCACGCAGTGAAAGCAGGAAATACATATTACCTCTCCGGGCAAGTACCTTTTCATCCCGTAAGTGGAGTTGTTGTCGGATCAAACATGGCTGAGCAGGCTGCTCAGACACTTACAAATTTGAAAGCAGTGCTTGATGAAGCAGGCTTGAAAATTACCGACCTTGTTAAGACTACTGTTTTCCTTGCTAATTGGGGTGATTTTGAAGCTTTTAACGAAGTCTACGGCAACTTTTTAGGTGATCATCGTCCAGCTCGTGTCTGCGTAGAAACCAGTAATCTTGCCGGCGGATGCCTGATCGAAATGGATGCCATTTGTTTCGTTGAATAA